Proteins encoded in a region of the Burkholderia ubonensis subsp. mesacidophila genome:
- a CDS encoding DHA2 family efflux MFS transporter permease subunit produces the protein MTAAAAHAAQHEAVSLRAWVAVLGGVFGCFMAGMNVHVTNASLPDIRGSLGASFEEGSWISTAYLVAEIVVIPLTGWLVQVFSARRVLLVGASGFLAFSIACSVAPTISSMIVARALQGAFGGVLIPLSFQLIVTELPPSRHPLGMALFAIANNVAQAAGPSLGGWLTDMYSWRWIFYLQIPPAIALIAAIGWAIRPMPVQLSKLRQADWFGIATMAIGLSALQIVLEEGGRKDWFASDLIVELSIVAAVGLVAFVAIELRRKEPFINLRLLGRHNFGIASLMQFLFGAVVFGVVFLVPNYFAELHGYSARDIGLAMIPYGLVQFVMSFLTPPLMRRTSPRATIVLGFVLVAAGCLMNIHLTADAASNVIVPSLVVRGIGQSLVVIALSVMAVDGIEKAQLGSASGVFNMVRNVGGAIGIAVASQIVVERQKLHAMRIGEAVTPFSEAFQERMAMLARLLARMHVPRADALPGGATGGPHELALALVNQRVMREALLMAYSDTFLIAGVAMVGCTAAAFVLRGKKNG, from the coding sequence GTGACGGCCGCGGCGGCGCACGCCGCGCAACACGAAGCCGTCTCGCTGCGCGCGTGGGTCGCGGTGCTCGGCGGCGTGTTCGGCTGCTTCATGGCGGGGATGAACGTGCACGTGACGAACGCGTCGCTGCCCGACATCCGCGGTTCGCTCGGCGCGAGCTTCGAGGAAGGATCGTGGATCTCGACCGCGTATCTCGTCGCCGAGATCGTCGTGATTCCGCTCACCGGCTGGCTCGTGCAGGTGTTCTCCGCGCGCCGCGTGCTGCTCGTCGGCGCGTCCGGGTTCCTCGCGTTTTCCATCGCGTGCTCGGTCGCGCCGACCATCTCGTCGATGATCGTCGCGCGCGCGTTGCAGGGCGCGTTCGGCGGCGTGCTGATTCCGCTGTCGTTCCAGCTGATCGTCACCGAGCTGCCGCCGTCGCGGCATCCGCTCGGCATGGCGCTGTTCGCGATCGCGAACAACGTCGCGCAGGCGGCCGGGCCGTCGCTCGGCGGCTGGCTCACCGACATGTATTCGTGGCGCTGGATCTTCTATCTGCAGATTCCGCCCGCGATCGCGCTGATCGCGGCGATCGGCTGGGCGATCCGGCCCATGCCCGTGCAGCTGTCGAAGCTGCGCCAGGCCGACTGGTTCGGGATCGCGACGATGGCGATCGGGTTGAGCGCGCTGCAGATCGTGCTGGAGGAAGGCGGGCGCAAGGACTGGTTCGCGTCGGACCTGATCGTCGAGCTGTCGATCGTCGCGGCGGTGGGGCTGGTCGCATTCGTCGCGATCGAGCTGCGGCGCAAGGAGCCGTTCATCAACCTGCGGCTGCTCGGCCGCCACAACTTCGGGATCGCGAGCCTGATGCAGTTCCTGTTCGGCGCGGTCGTGTTCGGCGTCGTCTTTCTCGTGCCGAACTATTTCGCCGAGCTGCACGGCTACAGCGCGCGCGATATCGGTCTCGCGATGATCCCGTATGGGCTCGTGCAGTTCGTGATGTCGTTCCTGACGCCGCCGCTGATGCGCCGCACGAGCCCGCGAGCGACGATCGTGCTCGGCTTCGTGCTGGTCGCGGCCGGCTGCCTGATGAACATCCATCTGACCGCCGACGCCGCGTCGAACGTGATCGTGCCGTCGCTCGTCGTGCGCGGGATCGGGCAGTCGCTCGTCGTGATCGCGCTGTCGGTGATGGCCGTCGACGGAATCGAAAAGGCGCAGCTCGGGTCCGCGTCAGGCGTGTTCAACATGGTGCGCAACGTCGGCGGCGCGATCGGCATCGCGGTGGCGAGCCAGATCGTCGTCGAGCGGCAGAAGCTCCACGCGATGCGGATCGGCGAGGCCGTCACGCCGTTTTCGGAAGCGTTCCAGGAACGCATGGCGATGCTGGCGCGACTGCTGGCGCGCATGCACGTGCCGCGCGCGGACGCGTTGCCGGGCGGTGCGACTGGCGGCCCGCACGAACTGGCGCTCGCACTCGTCAACCAGCGCGTGATGCGCGAGGCGCTGCTGATGGCGTACAGCGATACGTTCCTGATCGCCGGGGTCGCGATGGTCGGGTGTACGGCGGCGGCATTCGTGTTGCGGGGGAAGAAGAACGGGTGA
- a CDS encoding efflux transporter outer membrane subunit yields MRASLFLSLSFDSAVAAASRGPRVALALLSAATLAACSVGEPYRPPATDAARTAAFDAAADAPVAPGGELPDRWWQLFDDPALDALVREALAQNRDLAVAAARVARARAVLDEAGAARLPDTTAGFGVDYGKHAPDQIVASAKGADARTRWGFAPSFAVSWEVDLWGRVGHLVDAARADTEAMQAASDAMRVAVAAETTAAYAQACAYGERIDVAERSIAIADRLAALTARQRAHGLVSDLEVARSRAFADDTRAELPALAGARRAALFELAVLTGHAPGAIPDAAARCHATPALARPFPVGDGAALLRRRPDLRESERRLAASNARIGAATAELYPSIVLGGSVNWLSTSGDPSSLGDKYAIAWGVGPLITWRFPNLAASRAQLAQARADEAAARASFDARVLRALKETEQALARYGAEWRRKSALETARAEHARAYRLAELNYDAGALDFLGVLDAQRSLVAVDSALAASTQQVALDQVAVFKALGGGWQP; encoded by the coding sequence ATGCGCGCCTCGTTATTCCTTTCGCTTTCCTTCGATTCAGCCGTCGCTGCCGCGTCCCGCGGGCCGCGCGTCGCGCTCGCGCTGCTGAGCGCGGCGACGTTGGCCGCGTGCTCGGTCGGCGAGCCGTACCGGCCGCCTGCGACCGACGCGGCGCGTACGGCCGCGTTCGACGCGGCGGCCGATGCGCCCGTCGCGCCCGGCGGCGAGCTGCCCGACCGCTGGTGGCAACTGTTCGACGATCCGGCGCTGGACGCGCTCGTGCGCGAAGCGCTTGCGCAGAACCGCGATCTCGCCGTGGCCGCGGCGCGCGTTGCACGTGCGCGGGCCGTGCTCGACGAAGCGGGCGCCGCGCGCCTGCCCGACACGACGGCCGGCTTCGGCGTCGACTACGGCAAGCACGCGCCCGACCAGATCGTCGCGAGCGCGAAGGGCGCCGATGCACGCACGCGCTGGGGTTTCGCGCCGTCGTTCGCGGTGTCGTGGGAAGTGGATTTGTGGGGGCGCGTCGGCCATCTCGTCGATGCCGCGCGCGCCGATACCGAGGCCATGCAGGCCGCGTCGGATGCGATGCGCGTCGCGGTGGCCGCCGAGACGACGGCCGCTTATGCGCAGGCGTGTGCGTACGGCGAGCGGATCGACGTGGCCGAGCGCTCGATCGCGATCGCCGACCGGCTCGCCGCGCTGACCGCGCGGCAGCGCGCGCACGGCCTCGTGTCCGATCTGGAAGTCGCGCGATCGCGCGCGTTCGCCGACGACACGCGCGCCGAACTGCCGGCGCTTGCCGGCGCGCGCCGCGCCGCGCTCTTCGAACTGGCCGTGCTGACCGGGCATGCGCCCGGCGCGATTCCTGACGCGGCCGCGCGCTGCCATGCGACGCCGGCGCTGGCGCGACCGTTCCCGGTCGGCGACGGCGCCGCGCTGCTCCGGCGCCGCCCCGACCTGCGCGAAAGCGAGCGCAGGCTCGCCGCGTCGAACGCGCGGATCGGCGCCGCAACGGCCGAACTGTATCCGTCGATCGTGCTCGGCGGCTCGGTGAACTGGCTGTCGACGTCGGGCGATCCGTCGTCGCTCGGCGACAAGTACGCGATCGCATGGGGTGTCGGGCCGCTGATCACGTGGCGCTTTCCGAATCTCGCGGCGAGCCGCGCGCAGCTCGCGCAGGCGCGCGCGGACGAGGCCGCCGCGCGCGCGTCGTTCGACGCGCGGGTGCTGCGCGCGCTGAAGGAAACCGAGCAGGCGCTCGCGCGGTATGGCGCCGAGTGGCGCCGCAAGTCCGCGCTCGAAACCGCGCGCGCCGAGCACGCGCGCGCGTATCGGCTCGCCGAACTGAACTACGACGCGGGCGCGCTGGATTTTCTCGGCGTGCTCGACGCGCAGCGCAGCCTCGTCGCGGTCGATTCGGCGCTCGCCGCGTCGACGCAGCAGGTCGCGCTCGATCAGGTCGCCGTCTTCAAGGCGCTGGGGGGCGGCTGGCAGCCCTAG
- a CDS encoding HlyD family secretion protein translates to MSTTAVPEKNARFARRHWIAAGAFIVVVALAVFGWRWWTVGRFIEHTDDAYVRADIVTASSRVAGYVARVAVDDNQPVRRGDVLVMLDDRDYRAKVDDAQAAVDAADATFQAEEAAAATLDAQVGQQRSVIEQAQADAAAARAEAARRDADALRYKQLLAESAASGQRWEQAHADALKARAELARASAAVRAQGDQQTVLRRRRTQSTAAIEQARARLAASRAKLALARLDLEHTVIRAPRDGTIGQRAVRAGQYVEVGMPLLAVVPLRDVYVVANFKETQLGAMRDGQPVEIDVDTYSGRTLRGRVLGLAPGSGAEFALLPPDNATGNFTKIVQRVPVKIRLDAPPSGLVLRPGMSVIARVDTRGAPGAGS, encoded by the coding sequence ATGAGCACCACTGCCGTACCCGAAAAAAATGCCCGGTTCGCCCGGCGCCACTGGATCGCCGCGGGCGCCTTCATCGTCGTCGTCGCGCTCGCCGTGTTCGGCTGGCGCTGGTGGACGGTCGGCCGCTTCATCGAGCACACCGACGACGCGTACGTGCGGGCCGACATCGTGACCGCCAGTTCGCGCGTGGCCGGGTACGTCGCGCGCGTCGCCGTCGACGACAACCAGCCCGTCAGGCGCGGCGACGTGCTCGTCATGCTCGACGACCGCGACTATCGCGCGAAGGTCGACGATGCACAGGCCGCCGTCGACGCGGCCGATGCGACATTTCAGGCCGAAGAGGCCGCGGCGGCGACGCTCGACGCGCAAGTCGGCCAGCAGCGCAGCGTGATCGAGCAGGCGCAGGCCGACGCGGCCGCCGCGCGCGCCGAAGCCGCGCGGCGCGACGCCGACGCGCTGCGCTATAAGCAGTTGCTGGCCGAATCGGCCGCGAGCGGACAGCGCTGGGAGCAGGCGCACGCCGATGCGCTGAAGGCACGCGCGGAACTGGCCCGCGCGAGCGCGGCCGTGCGCGCGCAGGGCGACCAGCAGACGGTGCTGCGCCGGCGCCGCACGCAGAGCACGGCCGCGATCGAACAGGCGCGTGCGCGGCTCGCCGCGTCCCGGGCGAAGCTCGCGCTCGCGCGACTCGATCTCGAACACACGGTGATTCGCGCGCCGCGCGACGGCACGATCGGCCAGCGCGCGGTGCGCGCGGGCCAGTACGTCGAGGTCGGGATGCCGCTGCTCGCGGTCGTGCCGCTGCGCGACGTGTATGTCGTCGCGAACTTCAAGGAGACGCAGCTCGGCGCGATGCGCGACGGCCAGCCGGTCGAGATCGACGTCGATACCTACTCGGGGCGCACGCTGCGCGGCCGCGTGCTCGGACTCGCGCCGGGCTCGGGCGCCGAGTTCGCGCTGCTGCCGCCCGACAACGCGACCGGCAACTTCACGAAGATCGTGCAGCGCGTGCCGGTGAAGATCCGGCTCGATGCGCCGCCGTCCGGCCTCGTGCTGCGGCCGGGCATGTCCGTGATCGCGCGCGTCGACACGCGCGGCGCGCCGGGAGCGGGCTCGTGA